One window from the genome of Leucobacter aridicollis encodes:
- a CDS encoding IclR family transcriptional regulator encodes MDRTPLPGAQVVGRVAALLRELSTTMPDGIGTTALATATSISRPTAHRLLSALAEQGFVDRDTRTGNWLLGPELFLMGTVAAERYDVTEIAREHVSALAAATGESAFFSVRRGNETVCLVRQDGSFPIRSFVLHEGKRFPLGVASAGLAILSYLPASAAERYLSDTDLTVEYGASHAPDALRGRIAATRNTGYAVNPALIVPGSWGMGAAVFTASGQPAWALSLTGTEHRFAPERQPELGRLLLDHAHRLTERLARD; translated from the coding sequence ATGGACAGAACTCCGCTACCGGGCGCACAAGTCGTCGGCCGCGTGGCGGCGCTGCTGCGCGAGCTCAGCACAACGATGCCCGACGGAATCGGTACCACCGCGCTCGCTACTGCCACGTCAATCTCACGCCCAACCGCGCACAGGCTGCTCTCTGCCCTCGCAGAACAGGGTTTCGTCGATCGCGACACCCGAACCGGCAACTGGCTCCTCGGGCCGGAGCTATTTCTCATGGGAACCGTCGCAGCCGAACGCTACGACGTCACCGAAATCGCACGGGAACACGTCTCAGCGCTCGCCGCCGCAACAGGCGAGAGCGCGTTCTTCTCGGTCAGGCGAGGCAACGAGACAGTGTGCCTCGTTCGGCAGGATGGCAGCTTCCCGATCCGCTCCTTCGTGCTCCACGAGGGGAAGCGATTCCCACTCGGAGTGGCCTCCGCGGGCCTGGCGATCCTGTCTTACCTGCCTGCATCCGCCGCGGAACGTTACCTCTCGGACACCGACCTCACTGTCGAGTACGGTGCATCCCATGCGCCAGACGCGCTCCGCGGCCGGATCGCCGCAACGCGCAACACTGGCTATGCCGTGAACCCGGCGCTCATCGTGCCTGGCAGCTGGGGCATGGGGGCAGCAGTGTTTACAGCAAGCGGTCAGCCGGCCTGGGCCCTGAGCCTCACCGGCACAGAGCACAGATTCGCCCCGGAGCGGCAGCCCGAGCTCGGTCGCCTCCTGCTCGACCACGCGCACCGGCTCACGGAGCGGCTCGCACGCGACTGA
- a CDS encoding DUF378 domain-containing protein, translating into MNIVLNIAKVLIIVGGLNWGLVGLFDFNLVDAIFGVGSVLSKVVYILVGLSALIAILDFVPRDRSARAQV; encoded by the coding sequence ATGAATATCGTGCTCAACATCGCGAAGGTTCTGATCATCGTCGGGGGATTGAATTGGGGGCTCGTCGGGCTCTTCGACTTCAACCTCGTTGATGCGATCTTTGGCGTTGGTTCTGTCCTGTCCAAGGTCGTCTACATCCTCGTCGGGCTGTCGGCGCTCATCGCGATCCTGGATTTCGTGCCGCGCGACCGCAGTGCACGCGCACAGGTCTGA
- a CDS encoding substrate-binding domain-containing protein, producing MRIGKKLAFGALVASTALVLSACAPAASAPEAGGDSEGPASVTVGIITSETGPLAGYGAQYLDGFKAGLDFATDGTGEVAGTKLDITYVDDAGDPDKAVTAAKDLIGQGVNLLAGSASSGVAAVVAEQAAQNKVLFISGPAAADAITGINDYTFRSGRQSAQDVATAGTFLDDISGKTVAVLAQNNAFGQGNVTAVEAILGAKGASITPVLVAEDVTEFTPFATQVLDTKADLVFVAWAGATTGAMWQAMSQQGVFDAMPVVTGLGDAATFGAYGEASEKISFLNHYFAGAPDNEVNAAMVKAVEEAGGTPDLFTPDGFNAALMVVQAVKEGKGDVDAMIDSLNDFSFDGPKGKTTVRGSDHALIQEMYQVKLVAQGGSFVPELVATVAADDVAPAEAK from the coding sequence ATGCGCATCGGAAAGAAACTCGCGTTTGGCGCCCTCGTGGCCTCAACTGCACTTGTCCTGTCGGCGTGCGCGCCGGCAGCTTCGGCTCCTGAGGCAGGCGGCGACTCCGAAGGCCCCGCCTCGGTCACCGTCGGCATCATCACGAGCGAAACCGGCCCTCTCGCCGGCTACGGAGCCCAGTACCTCGACGGCTTCAAGGCCGGCCTCGACTTCGCGACAGACGGCACGGGTGAGGTCGCTGGCACCAAGCTCGACATCACATACGTCGACGACGCAGGCGACCCAGACAAGGCTGTCACCGCGGCGAAGGACCTCATCGGGCAGGGAGTCAACCTGCTTGCGGGCAGCGCTTCATCAGGCGTCGCCGCTGTCGTCGCCGAGCAAGCCGCACAGAACAAGGTGCTCTTCATCTCGGGCCCGGCAGCAGCCGACGCAATCACAGGCATCAACGACTACACGTTCAGGTCTGGCCGCCAGAGCGCGCAAGACGTCGCGACGGCTGGCACCTTCCTCGACGACATCAGCGGCAAGACAGTCGCGGTGCTCGCCCAGAACAACGCGTTCGGCCAGGGCAACGTCACCGCGGTCGAGGCCATCCTGGGCGCGAAGGGAGCCTCGATCACTCCCGTGCTCGTCGCCGAAGACGTCACCGAGTTCACGCCGTTCGCAACCCAGGTGCTCGACACGAAGGCGGACCTTGTGTTCGTCGCGTGGGCAGGGGCGACGACGGGCGCGATGTGGCAGGCGATGAGCCAGCAGGGCGTATTTGATGCAATGCCCGTCGTTACGGGACTCGGCGACGCCGCAACATTTGGGGCATACGGAGAGGCCTCAGAAAAGATCAGCTTCTTGAACCACTACTTCGCAGGCGCTCCAGATAACGAGGTGAACGCCGCGATGGTGAAGGCTGTCGAAGAAGCTGGTGGCACGCCAGACCTGTTCACTCCTGACGGATTCAATGCCGCACTCATGGTCGTGCAGGCAGTCAAGGAAGGCAAGGGCGACGTCGACGCCATGATCGACTCGCTGAACGACTTCTCGTTCGATGGCCCGAAGGGCAAGACAACCGTTCGCGGGAGCGACCACGCCCTCATCCAAGAGATGTACCAGGTGAAGCTCGTCGCACAGGGCGGCAGCTTCGTCCCAGAGCTTGTCGCCACAGTCGCCGCAGACGACGTCGCCCCCGCAGAAGCGAAGTAG
- a CDS encoding ABC transporter ATP-binding protein, with translation MHTQPPSALTVSGLGLKIGGATILDSVDLDVPQGSIVGVIGPNGAGKTTLFNVVSGLIPPTSGTVSLHGETITKSSVAARARAGLGRTFQTSSYFPGLSVLENVRLAAQATAGGSMSLLRFPKRSDEATQLAFDTLATVGLTHQAATLAGDISHGDKRKLEIAVLLVTDSSVVLLDEPMAGVASGDVAGLVKNIRDMQAEKQCTVLMVEHHIDVLLGFVDRVAVMYFGNIIAYDTPQNIMENPTVQSAYLGRAV, from the coding sequence GTGCACACCCAGCCCCCGTCCGCCCTCACTGTCTCGGGCCTTGGCCTGAAGATCGGCGGCGCTACCATCCTCGACAGCGTTGACCTCGATGTCCCACAGGGATCTATCGTCGGTGTCATCGGCCCGAACGGTGCGGGCAAGACGACGCTCTTTAATGTCGTGTCAGGTCTCATTCCCCCGACGAGCGGCACTGTGTCGCTCCACGGCGAGACAATCACGAAGAGCTCCGTCGCCGCCCGCGCGCGGGCGGGGCTGGGTCGCACATTCCAGACCTCCAGCTACTTCCCGGGCCTCAGCGTGCTTGAGAACGTCAGGCTCGCCGCCCAGGCGACTGCAGGCGGCAGCATGTCGCTGCTTCGCTTCCCCAAACGCAGCGACGAGGCCACGCAGCTCGCCTTTGACACGCTTGCGACAGTCGGGCTCACTCACCAGGCGGCGACGCTCGCAGGCGATATCTCGCACGGCGACAAGCGCAAGCTCGAGATTGCCGTGCTGCTCGTCACTGACTCGAGTGTCGTATTGCTCGATGAGCCCATGGCGGGCGTTGCCTCCGGCGACGTCGCGGGGCTCGTGAAAAACATCAGGGACATGCAGGCCGAAAAACAGTGCACTGTGCTGATGGTCGAACACCACATCGACGTGCTCCTCGGATTCGTCGACCGCGTCGCCGTCATGTATTTCGGCAACATCATCGCCTACGACACTCCCCAGAACATCATGGAGAATCCCACCGTGCAGAGCGCATATCTCGGACGTGCAGTATGA
- a CDS encoding ABC transporter ATP-binding protein, protein MSAPILTVSNLECSIAGQQVVEDVSFEVPSTGITAVLGRNGAGKTSTLRGIMGLITRSGEVRLAGERIDAMPTHKLVQRGIGYVPEDREVFGSLSVAENLALAERGPNPRREFVAELFPDLVARRDQAAGTLSGGQQQMVSVARALINDNKLLLVDEPTKGLAPKIVQEVADALAEAATTVPVLLVEQNLEVVRQLADDAIVISSGRVAYAGKAADILDDEQLTTQLLGVHAEGGIQL, encoded by the coding sequence ATGAGCGCGCCAATCCTGACAGTCTCCAACCTCGAATGCTCAATCGCAGGGCAGCAGGTTGTCGAAGATGTCTCGTTCGAAGTACCTTCGACTGGAATCACAGCGGTGCTTGGGCGCAACGGCGCCGGCAAGACGTCAACGCTGCGCGGCATCATGGGGCTCATCACCCGCTCGGGTGAGGTCCGCCTCGCGGGCGAGCGAATCGACGCCATGCCAACCCACAAGCTTGTGCAGCGCGGGATCGGCTATGTCCCCGAGGATCGCGAGGTGTTCGGCTCTTTGAGCGTCGCCGAGAACCTCGCGCTCGCAGAGCGCGGCCCGAACCCGCGGCGCGAGTTCGTCGCCGAGCTTTTCCCCGACCTTGTCGCGCGCCGCGATCAGGCGGCGGGAACCCTCTCGGGAGGCCAGCAACAGATGGTCTCGGTCGCCCGCGCCCTCATCAACGACAACAAGTTGTTACTCGTTGACGAACCGACAAAGGGCCTCGCCCCCAAGATCGTGCAGGAGGTCGCCGATGCACTCGCGGAGGCCGCGACAACAGTCCCCGTGCTCCTCGTCGAGCAGAACCTCGAGGTCGTCAGGCAGCTCGCCGACGACGCGATCGTGATCTCTTCAGGCCGCGTCGCCTACGCGGGCAAGGCAGCCGACATTCTCGACGACGAGCAGCTCACCACGCAGCTGCTCGGCGTCCACGCAGAGGGAGGGATCCAACTGTGA
- a CDS encoding branched-chain amino acid ABC transporter permease: MSALVLTLITGVGLGALYFLVASGLSLIYGLMHVLNFAHGAFLTLAAFIGWRTAQALGTDSWFALVVSVLVGALVGAVFATLTELLLIRPLYERHIEQVLVTVGLSFAAVALFEGIWGSDPITVAGPAWLKQTTFVLGAKIPNVYWILILTAGLVLTALILFLKKTRYGMIIRAGVENRAMVTALGIDVRRAFTLVFAIGGAAAGIGGVLAMHYMTFVSAHLGQTLLIFAFIVTVVGGLGSLAGAAVASVLVAVLQQFANFYLGGTGDFIVVILLAVVLLVRPRGLMGRKVAQ; the protein is encoded by the coding sequence GTGAGCGCACTCGTTCTCACCCTCATCACCGGCGTCGGCCTCGGCGCCCTCTACTTCCTCGTCGCTTCAGGGCTGAGCCTCATCTATGGGCTCATGCACGTGCTCAACTTCGCGCACGGTGCCTTCCTCACGCTCGCTGCCTTCATCGGCTGGCGAACGGCGCAGGCGCTCGGCACGGACAGCTGGTTCGCGCTCGTGGTGTCCGTGCTGGTTGGGGCCCTCGTGGGCGCCGTCTTCGCGACGCTCACCGAGCTGCTGCTCATTCGGCCACTCTATGAACGTCACATCGAGCAGGTGCTTGTGACTGTCGGTCTCTCCTTCGCAGCCGTCGCGCTCTTTGAGGGCATCTGGGGTTCCGACCCGATCACTGTCGCGGGCCCTGCCTGGCTCAAACAGACAACGTTCGTGCTCGGCGCGAAGATCCCGAACGTGTACTGGATTCTGATTCTCACCGCAGGCCTCGTACTCACCGCGCTCATCCTGTTCCTCAAGAAGACTCGCTACGGCATGATCATTCGCGCGGGCGTCGAGAACCGAGCAATGGTTACGGCGCTCGGTATCGACGTACGCAGGGCGTTCACGCTCGTCTTCGCGATTGGCGGCGCCGCAGCCGGCATCGGCGGCGTTCTCGCGATGCACTACATGACGTTCGTGTCGGCGCATCTCGGCCAGACGCTGCTCATCTTCGCGTTCATCGTGACTGTCGTCGGCGGCCTCGGGTCGCTCGCGGGTGCGGCGGTCGCGTCGGTTCTGGTGGCGGTGTTGCAGCAATTCGCAAACTTCTATTTGGGCGGCACCGGCGATTTCATCGTCGTTATTTTGCTCGCCGTGGTGCTGCTCGTGCGGCCTCGCGGTCTCATGGGACGAAAGGTGGCGCAGTAA
- a CDS encoding branched-chain amino acid ABC transporter permease → MQTGASRRPILPVAASVALVAVAAALPLLNLQIPGILPTPTYMPGSLALLSLCMVFAALALSYNMLLGTAGMLSFGHALSFGGGAYLLGIALAQFELPLVPAVLLALIGGLVIALITGSVANRVSGIPFAMVTLAFAQAGSVLVRRNAQVTGGEEGLSLATAQVPDWLVGVVNTRNLYWVILAILVFVYLVALWVDRSRLGHLARASRENPERVKVLGLSPYAAKLTIFVIAAVLASLAGVGYMLLQSGTVPRAVSADLTITVLVMVVLGGVGYRWGAIAGGFIYTILDQRLTVLAKAEVIQGLPDVLRIPLSEPLFLLGTLFILVVMFLPGGIAGTLDTAWKKRTRKSRA, encoded by the coding sequence ATGCAAACTGGCGCGTCTCGCCGGCCGATCCTTCCCGTCGCCGCCTCCGTGGCGCTCGTCGCGGTCGCGGCTGCGCTCCCGCTCCTCAACCTCCAGATTCCTGGGATCCTGCCGACGCCGACGTACATGCCTGGCAGTCTCGCGCTGCTGTCTCTGTGCATGGTGTTCGCCGCGCTCGCGCTCTCGTACAACATGCTGCTCGGTACCGCTGGCATGCTGTCGTTTGGGCACGCGCTGTCATTCGGCGGCGGCGCGTATCTCCTCGGGATTGCACTCGCGCAGTTCGAGCTGCCGCTCGTACCGGCAGTCCTCCTCGCGCTCATCGGCGGCCTCGTCATCGCACTCATCACCGGCTCGGTCGCGAACCGCGTTTCGGGTATCCCGTTCGCGATGGTGACGCTCGCATTCGCGCAGGCAGGATCAGTGCTCGTTCGCCGCAACGCTCAGGTGACTGGCGGGGAGGAGGGGCTCAGCCTCGCGACAGCCCAGGTGCCAGACTGGCTCGTCGGGGTCGTGAATACGCGAAACCTGTACTGGGTGATCCTGGCGATCTTGGTGTTCGTCTACCTTGTTGCGCTCTGGGTCGACCGCAGCCGTCTCGGGCATCTGGCGCGTGCGTCTCGCGAGAACCCCGAGCGGGTGAAGGTGCTTGGCCTCAGCCCGTACGCCGCGAAGCTCACAATCTTCGTCATCGCTGCGGTCCTCGCGAGCCTCGCTGGCGTCGGCTACATGCTGCTCCAGTCAGGGACGGTGCCGCGGGCGGTCTCTGCTGACCTCACAATTACAGTGCTCGTGATGGTGGTACTCGGTGGCGTCGGCTACCGGTGGGGCGCAATCGCGGGCGGCTTCATCTACACGATCCTTGATCAGCGCCTCACTGTGCTTGCCAAGGCCGAGGTGATCCAGGGACTACCTGACGTGCTCAGGATCCCGCTCTCTGAGCCGCTCTTCCTGCTCGGTACGCTGTTCATTCTCGTCGTCATGTTCCTTCCCGGCGGAATCGCTGGCACGCTTGATACAGCATGGAAGAAACGCACGCGGAAGAGCCGCGCATGA
- a CDS encoding class I adenylate-forming enzyme family protein, giving the protein MSDYTIGSWLADRAAIDGSHIAIDDRGVLTSYRALNERARALASRLGEAGYGAGGRIATVSGNSTDHVVAFFACAILGIAFIPLSWRLTAGELGELIGRSRADLLLVEDEYAGLGEQALTVLRESGGVAPPCAEPGPAGIEQWAPPAVRPRERRDASASDPLLVVFTSGSEAAPKGVVLTHRSCFWTNLALSRAMPMSSADVVLSILPQHHVAAWNVQPLLAWWVGATVVLERSFQPGRVLQLIRDRKVTTMMGVPTQYQMLFAQPGIDGADLGSLSRVLVGGSTIPEELAVEAARLGLPLTQGYGLTEAGPNVLQLQSAELAKFPGAVGRPYPTVETAIVDTASGLPLTGAATGELWVRGPSLFAGYLDDDAGTERAMAGSWLRTGDIVSRDTGGIHRVVDRVKNIYVSGGENVAPAEVETALCAHPLVIDAAVVGVADAVWGERGYAFVVTASPLSRDELLAHARTVLAPFKLPAHVEFVDELPRSTIEKVARGALADRARTALAAHDKTGIA; this is encoded by the coding sequence ATGAGCGACTACACAATCGGCAGTTGGCTGGCGGATCGCGCCGCGATCGACGGGTCACATATCGCGATTGACGACCGCGGCGTGCTCACCTCGTACCGGGCACTCAACGAGCGCGCCCGTGCGCTCGCATCCCGCCTCGGCGAGGCCGGGTACGGCGCGGGCGGGCGTATCGCGACTGTCTCGGGAAACTCGACAGACCACGTCGTCGCGTTCTTCGCCTGCGCGATCCTCGGCATCGCGTTCATCCCGCTCTCGTGGCGTCTCACCGCTGGTGAGCTTGGTGAGCTCATCGGACGCTCTCGTGCAGACCTGCTCCTCGTGGAAGACGAGTACGCCGGGCTCGGCGAGCAGGCGCTCACGGTGCTTCGAGAGTCGGGCGGCGTCGCTCCCCCGTGCGCGGAGCCGGGCCCGGCTGGGATCGAGCAGTGGGCGCCGCCGGCGGTTCGCCCGCGAGAGCGTAGGGACGCCTCGGCGAGTGACCCGCTGCTTGTTGTCTTCACGTCGGGCAGCGAGGCGGCGCCGAAGGGTGTCGTGCTCACTCACCGGTCTTGCTTCTGGACGAACCTCGCGCTCTCGCGCGCAATGCCAATGAGCTCTGCAGACGTTGTGCTGTCGATTCTGCCGCAGCATCATGTCGCCGCCTGGAACGTGCAGCCGTTGCTCGCATGGTGGGTCGGCGCGACAGTCGTGCTCGAGCGCTCCTTTCAACCAGGCCGCGTCCTGCAGCTCATCCGCGACCGGAAGGTCACGACGATGATGGGGGTGCCGACCCAGTATCAGATGCTGTTTGCGCAGCCCGGTATCGACGGGGCCGATCTGGGGTCGCTCTCGCGCGTGCTCGTTGGCGGTTCCACAATTCCCGAGGAGCTCGCCGTCGAAGCCGCGAGGCTCGGACTGCCCCTCACCCAGGGGTACGGGCTCACGGAGGCCGGCCCGAACGTGCTGCAGTTGCAGTCTGCCGAGCTTGCGAAGTTCCCCGGAGCCGTCGGGCGCCCCTACCCCACTGTTGAGACAGCCATCGTCGATACTGCGAGCGGGTTACCACTCACTGGTGCCGCTACCGGCGAACTGTGGGTGCGTGGTCCGAGCTTGTTCGCTGGTTACCTCGACGACGACGCTGGAACCGAGCGTGCGATGGCAGGCAGCTGGCTGCGCACCGGCGACATTGTCTCGCGTGACACCGGCGGAATCCACAGGGTCGTCGACAGGGTCAAGAACATCTACGTTTCGGGCGGCGAGAACGTCGCACCCGCCGAGGTTGAGACGGCGCTCTGTGCCCACCCGCTCGTGATTGACGCCGCCGTTGTTGGCGTCGCTGATGCGGTGTGGGGCGAGCGAGGCTACGCATTCGTCGTGACAGCTTCGCCGCTGTCGCGCGACGAACTGCTCGCCCATGCCCGCACAGTCCTCGCTCCGTTTAAGCTCCCGGCTCACGTCGAGTTCGTCGACGAGCTGCCCCGTTCCACAATCGAGAAGGTCGCCCGCGGGGCGCTTGCGGACAGAGCCCGCACCGCCTTGGCCGCGCACGACAAGACAGGCATCGCATGA
- a CDS encoding TetR/AcrR family transcriptional regulator: MISPTESASPTGDHIPVDAGDPVSPATGRPLTKRGLATRRRILEAAEDVFAELGYHEASIVKVTERAGVALGTFYLYFDSKQSIFEALVIDLNDRVRQSMTESMAGAANRIEAERGGFEGFFRFTAKHPALYRVVREAEFVSPETMRLHYERIVAGYTAGLQAAQSAGDIDPTLDPEIAAWALMGLGELIGMRYILWERDADGTAPDRIAPHVLDSMMQFINGALGGSHTQEGSQS, encoded by the coding sequence ATGATCTCCCCCACCGAATCAGCATCCCCCACCGGTGACCATATCCCGGTTGACGCCGGTGATCCAGTCTCACCAGCGACCGGTCGCCCGCTCACGAAACGCGGCCTCGCGACCAGGCGTCGCATCCTCGAGGCCGCGGAAGACGTGTTCGCGGAGCTTGGCTATCACGAGGCATCGATCGTGAAGGTCACCGAGCGCGCTGGGGTCGCTCTCGGTACGTTCTACCTGTACTTCGACAGTAAGCAGAGCATCTTCGAGGCGCTCGTGATCGACCTGAACGACCGCGTTCGGCAGTCAATGACTGAGTCGATGGCTGGCGCAGCGAACCGCATCGAGGCTGAGCGCGGCGGGTTCGAAGGGTTCTTCAGGTTTACCGCGAAGCACCCGGCACTGTATCGGGTTGTCAGGGAGGCCGAGTTTGTATCGCCGGAGACGATGAGGTTGCACTACGAGCGCATTGTCGCGGGGTACACGGCAGGCCTGCAAGCGGCGCAGTCGGCGGGCGACATCGATCCGACTCTCGACCCTGAGATTGCCGCGTGGGCGCTCATGGGCCTTGGCGAGCTCATCGGTATGCGTTACATCCTGTGGGAGCGCGACGCCGACGGGACGGCGCCAGATCGCATCGCACCGCATGTCCTCGACAGCATGATGCAATTCATCAATGGCGCGCTTGGCGGGTCACACACACAGGAAGGGTCACAGTCATGA
- a CDS encoding 3-hydroxybutyrate dehydrogenase — MTDQDLAGRSALITGGGSGIGLACAHEFAARGAHITIADITADAADNAVARIVAAGGSAESWVVDLADTRALDELELDVDIIVNNAGVQRVSPIEEFDPEAFRLIQRLMLEAPFLLIRAALPGMYSRGWGRIINLSSVHGLRASAFKSAYVAAKHGLEGLSKVTALEGGPHGVTSNCVNPGYVRTPLVERQIADQAKAHGIPESEVVERIMLTESSVKRLVEPAEVASLAGWLASDMSGMVTGASYTMDGGWSAR; from the coding sequence ATGACAGATCAGGATCTCGCGGGCCGCAGCGCCCTCATCACGGGAGGCGGCTCGGGCATCGGGCTCGCGTGCGCACACGAGTTCGCGGCGCGCGGCGCACACATCACCATCGCCGACATCACGGCAGACGCAGCAGACAACGCTGTCGCGCGCATCGTGGCGGCCGGCGGCTCGGCCGAGTCCTGGGTCGTGGATCTCGCCGATACTAGAGCGCTCGACGAACTCGAGCTCGACGTTGACATCATCGTGAATAACGCTGGCGTGCAACGCGTGAGCCCGATTGAGGAGTTCGACCCGGAGGCCTTTCGCCTCATCCAGCGGCTTATGCTCGAGGCGCCCTTCCTGCTCATCCGCGCCGCGCTTCCTGGAATGTACAGTCGCGGGTGGGGCCGCATCATCAATCTGTCGAGTGTGCACGGCCTGCGGGCGAGCGCGTTCAAGTCTGCGTACGTCGCGGCCAAGCATGGCCTCGAGGGGCTGTCGAAGGTGACCGCGCTCGAGGGCGGACCGCACGGCGTGACGAGCAACTGCGTCAATCCGGGCTATGTGCGCACTCCGCTCGTTGAACGGCAGATCGCCGATCAGGCGAAGGCGCACGGTATCCCCGAGAGCGAAGTCGTCGAGCGGATCATGCTCACCGAGAGCTCCGTGAAGCGGCTCGTCGAACCGGCGGAGGTCGCCTCGCTCGCCGGCTGGCTCGCTTCAGACATGTCTGGCATGGTGACGGGGGCCTCCTACACCATGGATGGCGGCTGGAGCGCTCGATGA